One part of the Lathamus discolor isolate bLatDis1 chromosome 23, bLatDis1.hap1, whole genome shotgun sequence genome encodes these proteins:
- the STAC3 gene encoding SH3 and cysteine-rich domain-containing protein 3 gives MKEALGQGEGAGSQALGSLPAGLTPHACPVHPSSPALQLQKLKQLFQQKPKEEAPPEPQPNGELVSPSGGPIFYIYDDEEEEEEEEPEPPPEPQILVNDKPHKFKDHYFKKPKFCDVCARMIVLNNKFGLRCKNCKTNIHHHCQTYVEMQRCFGKIPPGFRRAYSSPLYSDQLCIKDQLSADRSDPVFETLRTGVIMANKERKKGQDDKKNPLAAMMDEEPEATKTQGGKTEGGTSEGNKKTEKSPTDDKSKKLQPGTRGGFPQSHYFVAIYRFKALEKDDLDFPPGEKITVVDDSNEEWWRGKIGEKVGYFPPNFIIRVRAGERVHKVTRSFVGNREIGQITLKKDQIVVQKGEEVNGYVKVYTGRKVGLFPVDFLQEI, from the exons ATGAAGGAGGCTCTAGGTCAGGGCGAAGGGGCCGGGAGCCAGGCACTGGGTTCTCTGCCTGCCGGCCTCACCCCACACGCCTGCCCTGTGCATCCAtcctctcctgccctgcagctACAGAAGCTGAAGCAGCTTTTCCAGCAAAAACCCAAGGAGGAGGCACCACCAGAGCCGCAGCCCAATGGGGAGCTGGTCAGCCCCTCAGGGGGACCCATCTTCTACATCTATGatgatgaggaagaggaggaagaagaggaaccCGAGCCGCCTCCTGAGCCCCAGATACTCGTCAATGACAAACCCCACAAGTTCAAAGATCATTACTTCAAAAAGCCCAAGTTCTGTGATGTTTGTGCCCGCATGATTGTCC TCAACAACAAGTTTGGCCTGAGGTGCAAGAACTGCAAAACCAACATCCACCACCACTGCCAGACCTATGTGGAGATGCAGCGCTGCTTCGGCAAGATC CCCCCGGGCTTCCGCCGGGCGTACAGCTCACCCCTGTACAGTGACCAGCTCTGCATCAAGGACCAGCTCT CAGCCGACAGGAGCGACCCCGTGTTCGAGACCCTGCGGACGGGCGTCATCATGGCCAACAAGGAGCGCAAGAAAGGGCAGGATGACAAGAAAAAC CCTTTGGCTGCTATGATGGATGAGGAACCAGAGGCCACGAAGACACAAGGAGGCAAAACAGAGGGCG GCACCTCTGAAGGGAACAAGAAGACTGAGAAGAGCCCAACAGACGACAAG AGCAAGAAGCTACAGCCAGGGACGCGCGGTGGCTTCCCCCAGTCTCACTATTTCGTGGCAATTTATCGCTTCAAAGCCCTGGAGAAAGATGACCTGGATTTCCC GCCCGGGGAGAAGATCACAGTGGTCGATGACTCCAATGAGGAGTGGTGGAGG GGGAAGATTGGGGAGAAAGTTGGATATTTCCCTCCAAACTTCATCATCCGGGTGCGGGCGGGCGAGCGGGTGCACAAGGTGACGCGCTCCTTCGTGGGCAACAGGGAGATCGGGCAGATCACGCTCAAGAAGGATCAG ATCGTGGTGCAGAAGGGGGAGGAGGTAAACGGTTACGTCAAAGTCTACACCGGCCGCAAAGTGGGGCTCTTCCCCGTGGACTTCCTGCAGGAGATCTGA